The DNA window TGAGAAAGGAAAGAACATAGTGGTTGACAAACAATATCCCAAATAATTCACCAACAAAGAGTACCACAAATGAATATGGAACATAAGAGACTAgcaattaagaaaaagaaaatatcatatGGTGAAAATGCTAGACAAATGCATAAATAGATCGTTTGAAGCATTAGTCATTCAGTCTTACTTGTAAAGGACTAAGTGTAATGGTCCTCCAATCTTGTCCATTATGAGAGCCAGAAGGGAGAGTTATAAGCCTTCCAAGAAGTGAACCAGATCCAAGGACAATATTTGCTACAAAGAACATGAAACATATCAATATATAGAAAAGATAAGACCTCTTTAAAATACTTGTAATTAACAGAAACAGTGTACAGTGTAGCTACAAATTTTCTTCCATAGCAGGAGACTGTTCTTaagtaaataattaataaagGTTTCAATTTTATCCCTCCCCCTTGGGGGAAAAAACACTGAATTGTACTATCTGCATTACTGGATAAAGGGAAGCACAAGAATCCATTCTAATACTCTCCAGTCCTGCAACAGAAAAACACCCAAGTGGTTTTAGCAGCTAGTTCCTAACATTTATaccatttgaaaagaaatgCATTGTTCGTAAAGGTACTCTTGTGAATCCTTTACATTTCTTCCTATGCATAGAAAATGACTAGCAAAGGGGCTTTCATCCATTCATAATTATCCTCTGACATAGTCTTATTAAACTAAGAGATGAAATTAAGCACAACCATTTTTCTCCAAAGTCTtctaaaaaatcatattttctctccctctctcacatcTTATCACTACTACATCGTAAAAGTAGCTATCCAACCTTCAACATCTTTCTCTGCTTTAATCTGATTAAAAAaccaagaaataaaaataaatgaggaAACAACACCAGTAGTACTTTTTTGAtcagcaataaaaaaaattacctcaACCATTGAGGACGTACACAATCAGAAAGGGGCAAGACCCAcattagaagaaaagagagaagacaaCAGGTATGAGAAAAATTAGACCGAACATAGGAGAGCcaacaaaagataaaattacCCTCACTATGGCAAAAGATCTCAACAACTgcaaagaaaaaccctaaaataaccACTTCCTCATTGAGGATCTGAAATTTGTCAAGGTACCTACAGCCACCCTTTCTCTTTGCCTCTACAAGATCTTATAATTGATGCTCTTCCACTCTGAGCAATGTCACCACATGCCTATAAGACAGAGTGGttgtgttttcctttttcttttctcagccCTATCAAACCCAAGTAATCTGGTTGAAAAGTGAACAAATTCTAATGATTATAACCAGAAATATTTTGAGTTAGTTACACAATCATTTTCATTCATGATTAGAAAACTTTCCTTTCATTtctgtttaatttcatttcccttaatttcacttcacttgcGACCAGCTAGATCAAACAAGATTTCTGAAATGTTACATTGCACTTCCAGTACAAGaagtcaacaacaacaacagcttAGCCTTTTCCCAATTGAATGGGATCCGCTGCATGGATCCAGGAGAGGGACAATAAAaggaaacagagagagagagagagagagagagagagaataaaaaataaaaagagaagaaacaaaacacCACCACCAGAACCCCCTAACTAAAATCAGCAGCAACATTGATCATTGACCTCCAAACAGCTTACATCACACTTCCAGTCTTCCACCAAAATCGGTCCTATTCTTGTTTCCATCTTTTAAGCATAACATAAACCAAATAACAATATACCAAACCTTGGACTTGGGAGTCATGTCGAACCACTGGGGTGGAACAGCAAACAAACACCCAGATACTGGTAGAATGGTAAGGGCACAATACTTTTTCTATACAGtggcaaaaaaaatttaagaacaaAAATCTCACCCAACCATTGTGCCCATTGAGCAATcaactgagaaaaaaaaaatgtccagtGGAGGCGTTCCTTCTTCCTTTCAGCTTCCCAAAGATCTTCCAGAGTGTATACCTAAAAGGCAGAGATATATCAATCCACCAAATGGATCCTTATCTGAACAGCATCATTAGTTCCATCGGCGACATCTAAATCAGCAGGGATATAAAAGAAAGGAGCTACCTCTGAGGGCCTACTGTCATAGTCAGAGTTCTCTAGTAAGGGCTCACTCAGGCTTTCCAATCCTGATGTTTCCAGATGTTCATTCATTCTCCCATCATCTCCATGGTGGAGTCTTTTCCTCAAAGTTCCTAGTGTCATGAGATGAGCTTATCGAGGCTTCACTAATAATTCCTGTTGTATTCAATCAATTAAATCTTTCAAGAAGACATGAGCACTGGCATTAGAATTGAGAGCAGATAATATCTTTATTTCATTCAAGCTGGAATTTGTTACATCCAATTACTTAGGTGGAGCCCACCAAAGAGTAGATTCTAATTCTCTAACAACTCAATATGTTCCAAGTAATAAGGGCCCGAGGCCTGTAGAATGGTCTGCATGCCCAGACCGATGATTTATCCTTTTTATTTACCAGCTTCATTACAATACATTCAcaattatttattgatttaatcCACTATTACCTTCCATGTGACAGTGCTAACTGCTAAGCAACCTTAAACTCTGTGGACATGGTGTACACCTAATCTAACCATGGCTTAATGTTATGTCAACTCTGGCATTGCaacatatattatattatttgaaAATTATTCCAAAAGTCAATCATTTTTTAAGAACTTGGAACTTCacagaaatagaagagaaattCCCCACAAATAACAAGAAATATAGTTGAGATGGACCATCAAATTTGACTTTGGCCTATCCAAAGGATTCCCCATTTACCCAACAATCAGAATGACCAAAGTCACCTAACCAAGCCTCCACATGGCAGAAATAGCTAATTTCCCTAGCATCAGTTATCAAACTCTTGATGAAAATTGGTAATAAACTTCACACCCACCAAAACCccatttctccctttttttttattttatactttttcttAAGTTGATTCCAAATCATAAATCTAAATAGATCTATTTTAAATACTTTGTCGTAAAGGGTAAATAATTTATTTCGTTTGACCAATTTTAATAATACATAtaaatgaagggaagggaagttcTCTCTCACAGACTCTCCTCATTAAATATGTGGgtcccccttctctctcctcactaAATATACTTTCTCTCCCCGCTATTGGCTTGGTGTGAAAGATGCCAATATAAGCAGGCAGCGTGTATATCCATCCCTCTCCCATGAATTAAATAAGTTCAAATAAAGTACCTATCGATATGAAACATGAACAGTTACATTTCTGTATCAAATAAAATTTGCTTTAGTGCAGAATATTATAATGCACAAAGTAATCGAGGATGGGCTGTTATGATAAGTTTTCCAGAACAACCCAAATATTTGCCTAGTGGCAGATCGAATGTGTCCAAGATTTTATGGATAAGTCGACCCTAAGGTCCCCTGCTTACACATCATATTTCAACCTAAAAAGAATTCCCCAAGTGGCAAGTAAAGTTTCAAAATCTACGGACTACAAGAGAAAATACATGGGTAGATATTTGATTGGATTTGAGCCTAAAGTTTTACAGGTGGCTAATCCATAAGGTGTAAAACTTGTCCAACAATCCAGTTGGCCAAACCAACTGTCCATATTGCTAAAAAAATGGTGGACTAGCCTGATAAGCTTATCAAGACGGACCGTTCTAATGAACTTTTTCCTTCTATAATATCAAACTATCAATTAATGATAAAACATGATGTAATATAGTCACAAAGTTGATTCATCACAATGTAATACAGTCACAAAGTCAAAATTATCTTAGCAATCAAGCTTAATTTGGGAACAGTAGTGGAAATCCAGCTGGTGTTTCTCCAAACCTTGTAATATCTTGCTGACTTTTTCCAGTCTCATTGGTAGAACAAATTCTGACACCCTGAAATCTATCATTCAAGGCATATCAATTTATGCCGCACAATCTTGGCTTGATCGGGTAATGAAGTCTGTATATTGTAATCTGATGGGTAACCAAGGAGGGTAAATTCCAGTGGagtgcatagttgtcacggcgtcaaatcgatccaaggcggtggaggggtggctaatcgatttggcgatgaatcgcccattatggcgttgccatggcaaTGAAATCGcctatgtgtcattttttattttccctattttctaaagttatttagtatgctacttttttatttcccctattttctaaagttatttagcatgctacaagcctacaatatatatcctataacatataaaaccaacattaagcaacatcaaatcatcaaaaatcaacatagccctatcaaaatcaccctgcattttacaaaaattcgaccgcctagtgaatcaggcatgacctggcgtccatggcggtgtCATGgtgacgcctatcagccaatagcgaccgccatttgtgagtcacgtataTCATAGTattgccatgaacttctttttccgccaggacgccaaatcgccgccttggtgacgccatgacaactatggtggagTGTGGCACCCCAAATTAGAAGGCTAGCTCCTTGAGCAAACAAAGAACAATTTCTTTACTTTGGAGCTCAAGGCCCACACGGTCGATTCTCCCTCAAGGATGGGGCAAATAACTTTGTAAAATGAAAGTCATCCAATACCATGACTTGCAGGCTACATGGTTGAAATGTTATTGGTTCTACTTTATTTTTCCAACTCTGGGTGTGTATTACATTGGTCCACTTTCTAATATTATCTTGCTTGGCAGGTTTTCTTTTTGAGTtattgatgaaataaaaaataattattgatGAAAAGAAAGACACCTTTTTTAGCCATCTGTTTTGTAACTTTACAATATTATTCTAGTATCCAATATGCTATCTGAAAATACAAACATATTGTATGAATGCCAGCAATATTTCACATTGTAACTTGTAAGTCCCAATATTAAAGCATGATGACCTATACTCCACAGTCAAGAAAAAAGGACTTCCAAAGATTTTGAAGCTCTGTTTATAGAGGTCCATAGTGCAAAGTTTATAATGTTATGTACAGTGTAACTATCGGAACTAATAAAAGATGAAGTACATTTCATTGCCATGTATCATATCTTCTTCCAAGAAACCAAACAAGAAAATGATGAATGTGCAAGTCTTCATCCATTCCTACTTCTCATGCATTGATGCTTTTGGTATTTCATGAGTCTCAAGAGTTAAAGAGTGTGATCATTCTAAAGTTAATAcctatcagagagagagagatgatgctGAAGTCCATGTGCCAAAGAGTTTCGTTAAAAATTCTGCCTGTTTCCAATATTTCCCAATTTCCCcaatttttctattatttcttaAATATCTGAACAAATTTCCATGAACATTTTAAATTTCCAATGGAATATTTCAGAATTTTAAACTTTGGTCAAAGTAATGAATTGTAT is part of the Macadamia integrifolia cultivar HAES 741 chromosome 9, SCU_Mint_v3, whole genome shotgun sequence genome and encodes:
- the LOC122089791 gene encoding uncharacterized protein LOC122089791, whose translation is MNEHLETSGLESLSEPLLENSDYDSRPSEVYTLEDLWEAERKKERLHWTFFFSQLIAQWAQWLANIVLGSGSLLGRLITLPSGSHNGQDWRTITLSPLQEERLRNLQQRLQVPFDGSHLDHQDALKKLWSLAYPDRELPSLISELWKEMGWQGPDPSTDFRGGGFISLENLIFFVEKYPVCSPILLMGCL